One window of Bacteroides sp. AN502(2024) genomic DNA carries:
- a CDS encoding IS3 family transposase: MKTLCGLFGMSSQAYYKKKKNLLSRHQIRTAILDAVFFYRSKAPGIGGLKLYHELRSLYGSEITGGRDAFLHLLRSERLMLPPKKPRHTTDSHHLYKKYPNLIKGVTAQYPNHIWVCDITYIWIEGGVCYLHLVTDMYSHAVLGWVLSPSLHAEYTLQALEQAINEAGGGNLCGTIHHSDRGVQYACDAYIDTLVTHHIRVSMTEDYNPTDNAVAERMNGILKTEWIYGMSLFRDKEMAREQITRMIDFYNNGRPHMSIGMKKPMDVYHGEVPGKSLWKK; this comes from the coding sequence GTGAAAACCCTTTGCGGACTGTTTGGCATGTCTTCCCAGGCCTATTACAAAAAGAAAAAAAATCTTTTGTCGCGTCATCAGATCAGAACAGCCATCTTGGATGCCGTCTTCTTCTACCGCTCAAAGGCTCCGGGCATCGGTGGTTTGAAATTATACCATGAGCTCCGCTCCCTTTATGGAAGCGAGATAACCGGAGGGCGGGATGCCTTCCTTCATCTGCTGCGTTCGGAACGCCTTATGCTGCCCCCGAAGAAACCCAGGCATACGACGGACTCCCACCATCTTTACAAGAAGTATCCGAATCTGATCAAGGGGGTAACGGCACAATACCCGAACCATATCTGGGTATGTGACATCACTTACATCTGGATTGAAGGTGGCGTATGCTACCTCCATCTTGTAACGGACATGTACTCACATGCCGTTTTAGGATGGGTGCTCTCTCCCAGTTTGCATGCCGAATATACGCTACAGGCACTGGAACAGGCCATCAATGAGGCTGGAGGTGGCAATCTTTGCGGCACAATCCACCATTCCGACCGGGGGGTACAGTATGCCTGCGATGCCTATATCGACACACTGGTCACTCATCATATACGTGTGAGCATGACTGAAGATTACAACCCGACGGACAATGCGGTAGCAGAAAGGATGAATGGCATCCTGAAAACGGAATGGATATACGGCATGTCGCTGTTCAGGGATAAAGAGATGGCACGGGAGCAGATTACGCGAATGATTGACTTCTATAATAATGGACGACCGCATATGAGCATAGGTATGAAAAAACCCA
- a CDS encoding glycoside hydrolase family protein, with translation MKQQSHNELFHRLDKAPRTPAFECEGYWSWGSSVIKGEDGKYHMFVSRFPKSLPFHPGWMIASEIVHAVSGTPEGPYQFCDIALPARGAQYWDGRSTHNPRILKYKNKYYLIYMGSTHPFGEPTYNKLTLSSPWCIVGRVNKRIGLAVADSPYGPWKRFDEPILKTKANTFYSYLVSNPSPVIQEDGSVMMIFKGRAHTENGKYSDMALGIAYAPNIEGPYTVLNNDQPIFQVDGQGEAEDPFLWKDSKGYHAIFKDHVAKYTGERGGGVMAHSTDGIHWTVDKDPKAYSRTVEWEDGKVEMQGQLERPFLLFENGKATHAFFATMDGPGGFDNATKSWNMVIPLK, from the coding sequence GAATGTGAAGGATATTGGAGTTGGGGAAGCTCTGTTATCAAAGGAGAAGACGGAAAATATCACATGTTTGTTTCCCGTTTCCCGAAGTCACTACCTTTCCATCCGGGATGGATGATTGCCTCAGAAATCGTACATGCCGTATCCGGCACACCTGAAGGCCCTTACCAATTCTGCGACATTGCCCTGCCGGCACGTGGTGCGCAATATTGGGACGGACGCTCCACTCATAATCCGCGTATCCTGAAGTACAAGAACAAATATTACCTTATATATATGGGTTCCACCCACCCATTCGGTGAACCGACTTATAATAAACTGACATTAAGCAGCCCATGGTGCATCGTCGGACGTGTCAATAAACGCATCGGACTGGCTGTTGCAGATTCTCCTTACGGTCCTTGGAAACGTTTCGATGAACCGATATTAAAGACAAAAGCCAATACTTTCTATAGTTATTTAGTATCCAACCCTTCGCCTGTTATTCAAGAAGACGGTTCTGTAATGATGATTTTCAAAGGAAGGGCTCATACTGAAAACGGCAAATACTCGGACATGGCATTAGGAATCGCTTATGCTCCCAACATTGAAGGACCTTATACGGTATTGAACAATGATCAGCCCATCTTCCAAGTAGACGGTCAGGGAGAAGCCGAAGATCCGTTTTTATGGAAAGACTCTAAAGGGTATCATGCCATTTTCAAAGATCACGTAGCCAAATATACTGGCGAAAGAGGTGGCGGAGTCATGGCTCACTCAACCGACGGCATCCATTGGACTGTAGATAAAGACCCGAAAGCCTATTCACGCACCGTAGAATGGGAGGATGGAAAAGTTGAAATGCAAGGACAACTGGAACGCCCGTTCCTTCTCTTTGAGAATGGAAAAGCCACACATGCCTTCTTTGCAACAATGGATGGTCCCGGCGGATTTGATAACGCTACAAAATCATGGAATATGGTAATTCCTTTGAAGTAA